One Bradyrhizobium sp. ISRA464 genomic window carries:
- a CDS encoding M20/M25/M40 family metallo-hydrolase, whose product MNPANLPFDSEAMLQGLRGWVECESPTWDAAAVERMLDLAAREMAIMGATIERIAGRQGFAGCVRARFPHPKQGQPGILIAGHLDTVHPVGTIEQLKWRREGNKCYGPGIFDMKGGNYLSLEAIRQLARASFTTPLPITVLFTPDEEVGTPSTRDIIEAEAARNKYVLVPEPGRPNNGVVTGRYAIARFNLEAIGKPSHAGATLSSGRSAIREMARQILAIDGMTTEDCTFSVGIVHGGQWVNCVATTCTGEALSMAKRQADLDRGVERMLALSGTSNDVTFKVTRGVTRPVWEPDAGTMALYEKAKGLAREMGLDLPHGSAGGGSDGNFTGAMGIPTLDGLGVRGADAHTLNEHIEVDSLAERGRLMAALLATLE is encoded by the coding sequence ATGAACCCAGCTAATCTTCCCTTTGATTCCGAAGCGATGCTGCAGGGCCTCCGCGGCTGGGTGGAGTGCGAAAGCCCGACCTGGGACGCTGCGGCGGTCGAGCGCATGCTCGATCTCGCGGCACGCGAGATGGCGATCATGGGCGCGACCATCGAGCGCATCGCAGGACGGCAGGGTTTCGCCGGCTGCGTGCGCGCCCGCTTTCCCCATCCCAAGCAAGGCCAGCCCGGAATCCTGATTGCCGGGCATCTGGACACGGTGCACCCGGTCGGCACGATCGAGCAGCTGAAATGGCGGCGCGAAGGCAACAAGTGCTACGGCCCCGGCATCTTCGACATGAAGGGCGGCAACTATTTGTCGCTCGAAGCGATCCGGCAACTGGCGCGCGCGTCGTTCACGACGCCGTTGCCGATCACCGTGCTGTTCACACCCGACGAAGAGGTCGGCACGCCGTCGACGCGGGACATCATCGAGGCGGAAGCGGCCCGCAACAAATATGTGCTGGTGCCGGAGCCGGGCCGGCCGAACAACGGTGTCGTCACCGGCCGCTACGCGATCGCACGCTTCAATCTGGAAGCCATCGGCAAGCCCAGCCATGCGGGCGCGACGCTCTCCTCCGGCCGCTCCGCGATCCGCGAGATGGCGCGGCAGATCCTCGCCATCGACGGCATGACGACCGAGGACTGCACCTTCTCGGTCGGCATTGTGCACGGCGGCCAGTGGGTCAATTGCGTTGCAACAACCTGCACCGGCGAAGCGCTCAGCATGGCCAAGCGCCAGGCCGATCTCGATCGCGGCGTCGAGCGGATGCTGGCGCTGTCGGGCACCAGCAACGACGTGACCTTCAAGGTGACGCGCGGCGTCACCCGCCCGGTCTGGGAACCCGATGCCGGCACGATGGCTTTGTACGAGAAGGCAAAAGGCCTCGCTCGCGAGATGGGCCTCGATCTGCCGCATGGCAGCGCCGGCGGCGGCTCCGACGGCAATTTCACCGGAGCGATGGGCATCCCCACCCTCGATGGCCTCGGCGTCCGCGGCGCCGACGCACACACACTCAATGAGCATATCGAGGTCGACAGCCTCGCCGAGCGCGGCCGCCTGATGGCTGCGCTGTTGGCGACGCTGGAGTAA